One window from the genome of Yarrowia lipolytica chromosome 1B, complete sequence encodes:
- a CDS encoding uncharacterized protein (Compare to YALI0B21780g, similar to uniprot|P14065 Saccharomyces cerevisiae YOR120w GCY1 galactose-induced protein of aldo/keto reductase family): MTSIDFTMNNGKTIPAIGLGTWKSTTEEVAGAVECALTEGGYRHIDTAFNYRNEDAVGLGIKRAMEKGVKREDIFVTTKIWVTYHDRVEENLNMSLERLGLDYVDMLLIHWPVPLNPNGNDPVYPLREDGSRDIDESGSQPKTWKQMEAVLKTGKTKSIGVSNFSIPYLEELLKEAEVVPAVNQVELHPLLPQLELMEFCKKNNIIMTAFSPFGSVGGPLLKNELVLKLADKYKTSPGGILTSYHIGNGTVVIPKSVTNSRIIENGKSAVTLSQEDLKALNDLHKTEGIHRTSKPKWGVDLGFPDFDFC; this comes from the coding sequence ATGACTTCTATCGACTTTACCATGAACAACGGCAAGACCATCCCTGCCATCGGTCTGGGAACCTGGAAGTCCaccaccgaggaggttgccGGTGCTGTCGAGTGCGCTCTCACCGAGGGTGGCTACCGACACATTGACACCGCCTTCAACTACCGAAACGAGGACGCCGTCGGCCTTGGTATCAAGCGAGCCATGGAGAAGGGTGTGAAGCGAGAGGACATCtttgtcaccaccaagatcTGGGTCACTTACCATGACCGAGTCGAGGAGAACCTCAACATGTCTCTCGAGCGACTTGGTCTCGACTATGTCGACATGCTCCTGATTCACTGGCCTGTTCCCCTCAACCCCAACGGTAACGACCCCGTTTACCCTCTTCGAGAGGACGGATCTCGAGACATTGACGAGTCCGGCTCCCAGCCCAAGACCTGGAAGCAAATGGAGGCTGTCCTCAAGACTGGCAAGACCAAGTCTATCGGTgtctccaacttctccatcCCCTACctcgaggagctgctcaaggaggccgaggttGTCCCTGCTGTCAACCAGGTCGAGCTGCACCCTCTGCTCCCCCAGCTCGAGCTCATGGAGTTctgcaagaagaacaacaTCATCATGACTGCCTTCTCTCCCTTTGGTTCCGTCGGAGGCCCTCTTCTCAAGAACGAGCTGGTTCTCAAGCTTGccgacaagtacaagaccTCCCCCGGTGGCATTCTCACCTCTTACCACATTGGTAACGGCACTGTTGTCATCCCCAAATCCGTCACTAACTCTCGAATCATCGAGAACGGTAAGTCTGCTGTCACCCTGTCTCaggaggacctcaaggCTCTGAACGACCTCCACAAGACCGAGGGTATCCACCGAACCTCCAAGCCTAAGTGGGGTGTTGACCTCGGATTCCCCGACTTCGACTTCTGCTAA
- a CDS encoding uncharacterized protein (Compare to YALI0B21846g, similar to uniprot|Q00415 Coccidioides immitis 4- hydroxyphenylpyruvate dioxygenase (EC 1.13.11.27) (4HPPD) (HPD) (HPPDase)) codes for MSPSVEVTPAHTPTSYEVTNSLDSYRGYDHVHWYVGNAKQAASFYITRMGFSPIAYKGLETGSRDVTTHVVGNGQVRFAFSSALRTGEPQADEIHAHLVKHGDAVKDVAFEVDNVEQLFSAAVKKGVRVISEPKVLKDAHGSVTYAVISTYGDTTHTLIERGSYEGAFLPGFVDTSANKDPIAAFLPNIELMHIDHCVGNQDWNEMDNACKYYEETLGFHRFWSVDDKDICTEFSALKSVVMASPNEKIKMPVNEPAVGKKKSQIEEYIDFYDGPGIQHIALRTDCILDTVRDLRARGVEFISVPGSYYENMKERLAKSSLKLEEKFEDIQALNILIDFDEGGYLLQLFTKPLMDRPTVFIEIIQRRNFEGFGAGNFKSLFEAIEREQAKRGNL; via the coding sequence atgtCACCTTCCGTCGAAGTCACCCCTGCACACACACCCACCTCGTACGAGGTGACCAACTCGCTAGACAGCTATCGGGGCTATGACCACGTCCACTGGTACGTTGGTAATGCCAAGCAGGCCGCCTCCTTCTACATCACCCGAATGGGATTCTCTCCCATCGCCTACAAGGGTCTTGAGACTGGCTCTCGAGACGTGACCACCCATGTCGTGGGCAACGGCCAGGTCAGATTTGCATTCTCGTCTGCCCTGAGAACCGGAGAGCCCCAAGCCGACGAGATCCACGCCCATCTGGTCAAGCACGGTGACGCCGTCAAGGATGTGGCCTTTGAGGTCGACAATGTGGAGCAGCTtttctctgctgctgtcaagaagggcgTCCGAGTGATTTCCGAGCccaaggtgctcaaggacgcACATGGCTCCGTCACCTACGCCGTCATCTCTACCTACGGAGATACCACTCACACTCTGATTGAGCGAGGCAGCTACGAGGGCGCCTTTCTTCCCGGATTTGTCGACACCTCCGCCAACAAGGACCCCATCGCGGCCTTCCTGCCCAACATTGAGCTCATGCACATCGACCACTGCGTTGGAAACCAGGATTGGAACGAGATGGATAACGCATGCAAGTACTACGAGGAGACTCTGGGCTTCCACCGGTTCTGGTCGGTCGACGATAAGGACATTTGCACCGAGTTCTCTGCTCTCAAGTCCGTGGTCATGGCCTCACCCaacgagaagatcaagatGCCCGTCAACGAGCCGGCCGTGGGCAAGAAAAAGTCCCAGATTGAGGAGTACATTGACTTTTACGACGGCCCCGGTATCCAGCACATTGCTCTGCGGACCGACTGTATCCTGGACACCGTCCGAGATCTGCGGGCTCGTGGCGTGGAGTTCATTTCGGTCCCTGGATCTTACTACGAGAACATGAAGGAGCGGCTGGCAAAGTCATCTCTGAAGctcgaggagaagtttgaggATATCCAGGCGCTCAACATTCTGATTGATTTCGACGAGGGCGGATatctgctgcagctgtTCACCAAGCCTTTGATGGACCGGCCCACCGTGTTCATTGAGATCATCCAGCGACGAAACTTTGAGGGTTTTGGCGCCGGCAACTTCAAGTCTCTGTTTGAGGCCATTGAGCGGGAGCAGGCCAAGCGAGGCAACCTTTAG
- a CDS encoding uncharacterized protein (Compare to YALI0B21824g, weakly similar to uniprot|Q9UW95 Aspergillus parasiticus Cytochrome P450 monooxygenase) — protein MSLLETIVQFVTLVAAFVGGFLALAAFYRLTLHPLAQYPGPLLCKLSSIPDVYHAWKGDRHLHYYRLHRKYGSVVRYAPNKVSFDTGAALKHIYSGNKKEFIKSDFYEGFPAVKGFPSVHSAIIKSEHAKKKRVMSHAFSEQALASAQPYIMDKIVQLCDLLGDNTRDTVVTPSGKPAKMISRLTSYFSFDVMGELCFGKGFDMLTSADNRFALRMTSNAAHRHLVYGCFRLLDKLPFIGSYFFGHIVEDRKKFVEYSRAVASKRMALGDEGHRKDLFHYLMHATDPETGKGFERNELLSESNLLIVAGSDTTATSLAGCLHYLGLHPDVRKELTRQVRAQFYSVDEIHSGSTLTKGIPLLRACIDESMRLSPPVPGVLPRTALEDVVIDGCKIPKGCDVGVSTWSMHRNPKHFVKPLEYDPYRWLRGGQVDDSSKYSDVAQDIDEKAALNETANARAGYAPFSIGTRSCIGRALAYSELDCAVARICFMYDFEVCLEGKLGSGVFGYGYDDSDEFVAGRGKGGKINEWDVKKRDGEEIGTFRLWDHFAGEKEGSMMVFAHAKKE, from the coding sequence atgtcacTACTCGAAACCATTGTCCAGTTTGTGACCCTAGTGGCTGCCTTTGTGGGCGGCtttctggccctggctGCTTTTTACAGACTGACTCTCCATCCTCTAGCACAATACCCTGGCCCTCTCTTGTGCAAGCTCAGTTCAATTCCTGACGTGTACCACGCCTGGAAGGGCGACCGACATCTTCACTACTATCGACTGCACCGAAAGTACGGCTCAGTCGTCAGATACGCCCCCAACAAGGTCTCCTTCGATACCGGcgctgctctcaaacacatTTACTCCGGTaacaagaaggagttcATCAAGTCCGACTTCTACGAAGGCTTTCCTGCCGTCAAAGGCTTCCCCTCTGTTCATTCTGCCATCATCAAGTCCGAACATGCCAAGAAAAAGCGAGTCATGTCCCATGCCTTCTCTGAACAGGCCCTGGCTTCTGCCCAGCCCTACATCATGGACAAGATTGTGCAGCTATGTGATCTTCTCGGAGACAACACTCGAGACACTGTAGTTACTCCCTCTGGAAAGCCCGCCAAGATGATCTCTCGACTGACTTCCTACTTCTCTTTTGATGTCATGGGCGAGCTCTGCTTCGGTAAGGGCTTTGATATGCTGACTTCTGCCGACAACCGTTTTGCTCTGCGAATGACTTCTAACGCTGCTCATCGACATCTCGTTTACGGCTGCTTCCGATTGCTAGACAAACTGCCCTTCATCGGCTCTTACTTCTTTGGTCACATTGTCGAGGACCGAAAGAAGTTTGTCGAGTACTCCCGGGCCGTGGCCTCCAAGAGAATGGctcttggtgatgagggACACAGAAAGGATCTCTTCCACTACCTGATGCATGCCACCGACCCCGAGACCGGCAAGGGCTTTGAGCGAAACGAGCTGTTGTCCGAATCTAACCTACTGATTGTCGCTGGCTCCGATACCACTGCTACTTCTCTGGCTGGTTGTCTCCACTACCTGGGTCTTCATCCCGATGTCCGAAAGGAGCTGACTCGACAGGTTCGAGCCCAGTTCTACTCTGTTGACGAAATCCACTCCGGCTCTACCCTCACCAAGGGCATCCCTCTTCTGCGAGCCTGCATTGATGAGTCCATGCGTCTGTCTCCTCCCGTGCCGGGTGTTCTCCCACGAACTGCCCTGGAAGACGTTGTAATTGATGGTTGCAAGATCCCTAAGGGTTGTGATGTCGGAGTTTCCACCTGGTCCATGCACAGAAACCCCAAGCACTTTGTTAAGCCTCTCGAATACGACCCCTACCGATGGCTGCGGGGCGGCCAGGTGGATGATTCGTCCAAGTACTCGGACGTGGCCCAGGATATCGACGAGAAGGCTGCTCTCAATGAAACTGCAAACGCTCGAGCTGGTTACGCTCCCTTCTCTATCGGTACTAGATCCTGTATCGGTAGAGCTCTTGCTTACTCCGAGCTGGACTGTGCTGTAGCTCGAATCTGCTTTATGTATGACTTTGAGGTCTGTCTTGAGGGCAAGCTGGGCTCAGGTGTGTTTGGCTACGGCTATGATGACTCTGACGAGTTTGTTGCTGGTCGAGGAAAGGGCGGCAAGATCAACGAGTGGGACGTCAAGAAGAGAGATGGCGAGGAGATTGGCACTTTCCGACTCTGGGATCATTTTGCCGGTGAGAAGGAGGGCTCCATGATGGTCTTTGCCCATGCCAAGAAGGAATAG
- a CDS encoding uncharacterized protein (Compare to YALI0B21868g, weakly similar to uniprot|Q20683 Caenorhabditis elegans F52H3.5 protein) yields MSSATHLSTHDQVVLSKLLNPGELEEPTQAQQKRIQVNAYLPPDQHVSVELVEKFVQIEKTVIESVDKDDSVANVKRAIEKLKEIIVEAPKYASVYNNLAQLERILDQKGEKSASKLDVISNLERAIKLAGPDQLIISKMQGTVLQQAYAQLGQIYMEGRNNEGDSWGDEEKASECFRRAGEYGNKIAAELAVKVNPYARLCGNIVREALIEEGKKWEQLKEE; encoded by the coding sequence ATGTCCAGCGCAACTCATCTGTCTACCCACGACCAGGTCGTTCTGTCGAAACTCCTCAATCCGggcgagctggaggagcctACTCAGGCCCAGCAAAAACGCATCCAGGTCAACGCCTATCTTCCCCCAGACCAACACGTTTCTGTGGAGCTTGTGGAGAAGTTTGTGCAGATTGAGAAGACGGTGATTGAGTCTGTTGACAAAGACGACTCTGTGGCCAACGTCAAACGCGCCATCGAGAAGCTCAAAGAGATCATTGTCGAGGCCCCCAAATACGCCTCCGTCTACAACAACCTGGCTCAACTTGAACGGATTTTGGACCAGAAAGGCGAGAAATCCGCCTCAAAGCTGGATGTCATCTCCAATTTAGAACGAGCAATCAAGCTGGCTGGTCCCGATCAGCTGATCATTTCAAAGATGCAGGGTACGGTGCTGCAGCAGGCTTATGCTCAGCTGGGCCAGATTTACATGGAGGGTAGAAACAACGAAGGCGACTCGTGgggagacgaggagaaggcgTCTGAGTGTTTCCGACGAGCAGGAGAGTACGGCAACAAGATTGCTGCCGAGCTGGCTGTCAAGGTCAATCCCTACGCTCGTCTGTGTGGGAACATTGTCAGAGAAGCTCTAATTGAGGAGGGTAAGAAGTGGGAGCAGTTGAAGGAGGAATAA
- a CDS encoding uncharacterized protein (Compare to YALI0B21714g, no similarity) yields the protein MASFQSSLAVSIFCVLLDYGCLLGLAYIPWSPGVVTRRDEIYTLLFTTVLDVFFISGHINTKAPEGWWYSQEANRVQHFLIICVTGSIFLRLLDFFMNLSKDEQEALIRLIEKGRYEIQRNVIAKIFLAICLAFGFSEAVYYLFVTSDITSAIKMVKDEL from the coding sequence aTGGCTTCGTTTCAGAGCTCACTGGCCGTGTCCATCTTCTGCGTGCTTCTCGATTATGGCTGCCTCCTGGGCCTTGCATACATTCCGTGGTCTCCAGGAGTGGTGACCCGACGAGACGAGATTTACACGTTACTGTTCACCACCGTTCTCGACGTGTTTTTCATCTCCGGACATATCAACACCAAGGCACCGGAAGGTTGGTGGTACTCGCAAGAGGCTAACCGAGTGCAGCACTTTCTCATCATTTGTGTGACCGGATCCATCTTCTTGCGACTCCTGGACTTCTTCATGAATCTCAGCAAggacgagcaggaggctCTGATCCGGCTCATCGAGAAGGGACGCTACGAGATCCAGCGCAACGTGATTGCCAAGATATTCCTCGCCATCTGTCTCGCCTTTGGATTCAGCGAGGCGGTCTATTATCTGTTCGTGACGTCAGATATTACCTCGGCGATTAAGATGGTTAAAGACGAGCTATAG